One Bacillus pseudomycoides genomic region harbors:
- a CDS encoding IS6 family transposase produces MEKENLFKWKHYQPDIILLTVRWYLRYNLSFRDLVEMMEERGLSIAHTTIMRWVHQYGPELDERVRLHLKTTNDSWRVDETYVKVKGQWMYLYRAVDSEGNTIDFYLSESRDKQAAKRFFKKALAASHICKPRVITVDKNPAYPVAIQELKEEKRMPEGIQIRQVKYLNNILEQDHRFIKKRVRSMLGFKSYETATSILSGVEAMHMMKKGQLHPQVKSAQNEVRFIHKLFGIAS; encoded by the coding sequence ATGGAAAAGGAAAATTTGTTCAAATGGAAGCACTATCAACCTGATATTATCTTATTAACGGTAAGATGGTACCTACGGTACAACCTAAGTTTTCGTGATTTGGTGGAAATGATGGAGGAACGAGGTTTGTCTATTGCTCACACCACCATTATGCGTTGGGTGCATCAATATGGACCTGAATTAGATGAAAGAGTACGACTTCATCTTAAGACAACAAATGATTCCTGGAGAGTCGATGAAACGTATGTGAAAGTAAAAGGTCAATGGATGTATTTATATCGCGCAGTAGATTCTGAAGGAAACACCATTGATTTTTATCTAAGTGAATCAAGAGATAAACAGGCAGCCAAGCGCTTTTTCAAGAAAGCCTTGGCTGCTTCTCATATTTGTAAACCTCGCGTTATAACAGTAGACAAGAACCCAGCCTATCCTGTAGCAATTCAAGAATTAAAAGAAGAGAAACGTATGCCTGAAGGCATACAAATAAGGCAAGTTAAATATCTCAATAATATATTGGAACAGGATCACCGTTTCATTAAGAAACGTGTGCGGTCTATGTTAGGATTCAAGTCATATGAAACAGCCACTTCTATATTGAGTGGCGTTGAAGCCATGCATATGATGAAAAAAGGACAACTTCACCCACAGGTGAAGTCTGCCCAAAATGAAGTTAGGTTCATACATAAATTGTTTGGAATTGCATCATAA
- a CDS encoding response regulator transcription factor codes for MKKTINIMLVDDHALMRSGLKLLLQKRPSLKVVGEASDGLEALRLYDILRPDILILDISLPRLDGIQVLTEIKLRYEQAKVIVLTMHEDEDYITLIMNAGASGYVPKAAVDEELYTAIDSVMDGYLYLRPKEISTMLKRLQNETESRNPYVILSPREREVLQFLVKGFSLSEIAQELTISIKTVDTHKTRMLNKLNLSKKSELVQYAIKYNLINMI; via the coding sequence ATGAAAAAGACAATCAACATAATGCTAGTTGATGACCATGCCTTGATGAGATCAGGTTTAAAACTACTATTGCAAAAAAGACCGTCCTTAAAAGTTGTAGGTGAAGCCTCTGATGGACTTGAAGCACTCCGGCTTTACGACATTTTAAGGCCCGATATTCTGATATTGGATATATCTTTGCCGCGCTTAGACGGAATCCAAGTTCTCACAGAGATTAAATTACGTTATGAACAAGCGAAAGTCATAGTGCTCACCATGCACGAAGACGAAGACTATATAACATTAATCATGAACGCGGGAGCTTCAGGTTACGTCCCTAAAGCAGCCGTAGATGAAGAATTATACACTGCTATTGATTCCGTTATGGATGGATACCTATACCTTCGCCCAAAGGAAATTTCAACGATGCTAAAAAGATTGCAAAACGAAACAGAGTCCCGAAATCCTTATGTAATTCTAAGCCCACGTGAACGGGAGGTATTGCAGTTTCTTGTTAAAGGATTTTCATTGTCTGAAATTGCTCAAGAATTAACTATCAGTATAAAAACGGTTGATACTCATAAGACGAGAATGTTGAACAAACTTAATCTTTCTAAAAAAAGTGAACTTGTTCAATATGCCATAAAGTATAATTTAATAAACATGATATAA
- a CDS encoding MFS transporter produces the protein MNDYKILFRNKNLSIVLFSQLVFQLGIWFGTIGNLRFLQLHLTSSFFQAFFLVIGGVIGVLIGPYAGRYIDSTSKTKVLQLVGIMRIISVICMLLAIYTDSLWWMLVYSIGIGCSASFFNPTIQSIIPKIIHTDQLIMVNAINVNIVTLSRIFGAILAGVLLTIAPLYTLFLIALIAYVLLYILNQLLVVKEDDFQRGTAKSTFHFREIIPLFHKNYLLKMVLILSIIPLIFISGFNLFVIEISHQSNSSIMGILYFVEGTSILIAGFFVKKLVRHSLQPVKILLLICFFMGISQWLLSFSIISLSIFAFGLFGLAYGIFNPLLYTFSQQTIPSELHGRFFSLKTMLDRTVLQLFLVLIGFLLDYIGYQLLVMALGTLTIVIVICSFIIYRFQIKKLIIPNQGINEKI, from the coding sequence GTGAATGATTATAAAATTTTATTCAGGAATAAAAATTTAAGCATTGTATTATTTAGTCAACTGGTATTTCAATTAGGTATATGGTTTGGTACTATCGGTAATTTACGGTTTCTACAACTTCATTTGACATCTTCTTTTTTTCAAGCTTTTTTTCTTGTAATTGGTGGGGTTATAGGAGTATTAATAGGACCTTATGCCGGACGCTACATTGATTCGACGTCTAAAACAAAGGTATTACAATTAGTTGGTATTATGAGAATTATTTCGGTTATATGTATGCTCTTGGCTATCTATACAGATTCTCTTTGGTGGATGCTTGTGTATAGTATTGGTATTGGCTGTTCAGCTTCTTTTTTTAATCCAACGATTCAGTCGATTATACCAAAGATTATACATACAGACCAACTTATAATGGTTAATGCTATTAATGTAAATATTGTAACTTTATCTCGAATATTTGGTGCGATTTTAGCTGGTGTGTTATTAACTATTGCTCCATTATATACATTGTTTTTAATCGCTTTAATAGCTTATGTTCTTCTATATATATTAAATCAATTATTAGTTGTAAAAGAAGACGATTTTCAGAGAGGAACAGCAAAATCGACTTTTCATTTTAGAGAAATTATTCCGTTATTTCATAAAAATTATTTACTAAAAATGGTTCTTATCTTATCAATTATCCCTTTAATTTTCATTTCTGGTTTTAATTTATTTGTAATAGAAATTAGTCATCAAAGTAATTCCTCTATTATGGGTATTCTTTATTTTGTAGAAGGGACTAGTATTTTAATAGCTGGGTTTTTTGTTAAGAAACTTGTAAGACATAGCTTACAACCAGTAAAAATTCTTTTGTTGATTTGTTTTTTTATGGGGATTTCTCAATGGTTACTGTCATTTTCGATTATTAGTTTATCTATTTTTGCATTTGGTTTATTTGGATTAGCTTATGGAATTTTCAATCCTCTTTTATATACTTTTTCTCAACAAACGATACCTTCTGAGCTCCATGGAAGATTTTTTTCGTTGAAAACTATGTTAGATCGAACAGTATTGCAATTATTTTTAGTGCTTATTGGCTTTTTACTAGATTACATTGGATATCAATTGTTAGTAATGGCATTAGGAACGCTAACAATCGTTATAGTGATATGCTCATTTATAATTTATCGATTTCAAATAAAGAAATTAATAATACCAAATCAAGGAATAAATGAAAAAATATAA
- a CDS encoding IS3 family transposase, which translates to MLQQLGAIGSHSRKGNCHDNACIESFFSHFKSEMFYLNYYQTKEELIQAIETYIYHYNYKRFQKRLNHRAPIEYRISMAA; encoded by the coding sequence ATGCTTCAACAGCTAGGCGCCATCGGCAGCCACTCCCGCAAAGGAAACTGCCATGACAATGCTTGCATTGAATCATTCTTCTCTCATTTTAAATCTGAAATGTTTTATCTTAATTATTATCAAACAAAGGAAGAACTAATTCAAGCTATTGAAACATACATCTATCATTACAACTACAAACGATTCCAAAAAAGGCTTAACCATCGAGCTCCGATTGAATATCGAATCTCGATGGCCGCATAG
- a CDS encoding SagB/ThcOx family dehydrogenase, with amino-acid sequence MQLKTAENILYFWKDGHFMIDDYIRHEQYSLEPSIFPVLNIFKEWVSVSEAINGLLNDNRIVYTQEQLEEIIETLLKAHILIKKGSPEEQEEFLLSSWKEWGTSAKYFHFNTRLLHKDQYLNVNQDYERLLAKKENDLAPSLYKMYVDSEEIPLPLPNFNLSGDFLNTLLKRQTVRSFSDDPITVQELSTILYLVWGANSCKRDIGIGKNLFKTSPSGGARHPIEVYPYIFNVKGIKKGLYHYNVKNHSLDIVRQEDISSTVIDMAAGQEYVKGAAVLFFYTACLERPMWKYKSPRVYRIVMMDVGHLSQTFYLVASWLQLGAFFTAHANDELVEEILELNKESEIVCGISGLGNISREAVNKGRDFRFKGEI; translated from the coding sequence ATGCAATTAAAAACAGCAGAAAATATACTTTATTTTTGGAAAGATGGTCATTTTATGATAGATGATTACATAAGACATGAGCAATATAGCTTAGAACCTTCGATCTTTCCTGTTTTAAATATATTTAAAGAGTGGGTAAGTGTAAGTGAGGCAATAAACGGGTTATTAAATGATAATAGAATAGTATACACGCAAGAGCAACTAGAAGAAATAATAGAAACTTTATTAAAAGCTCATATATTAATTAAAAAAGGATCTCCAGAGGAACAAGAAGAGTTTTTGTTATCTAGCTGGAAAGAATGGGGTACTTCAGCTAAATATTTCCATTTTAATACACGATTACTTCATAAGGACCAATATTTAAATGTTAATCAAGATTATGAACGATTATTAGCAAAAAAAGAAAATGATTTAGCACCTTCTTTGTATAAGATGTATGTAGATTCTGAAGAAATACCTTTACCATTACCGAATTTTAATTTAAGCGGTGACTTTCTAAATACACTTTTAAAAAGACAAACTGTTCGTTCTTTTTCGGATGATCCCATAACAGTACAAGAGTTATCTACAATACTTTATCTTGTTTGGGGAGCAAACTCTTGTAAAAGAGATATTGGAATAGGGAAAAACTTGTTTAAAACTAGTCCTTCGGGTGGTGCAAGGCATCCTATTGAAGTATATCCTTATATTTTTAACGTAAAAGGAATAAAGAAAGGTTTATATCATTACAATGTTAAAAATCATTCCCTGGATATAGTAAGACAAGAAGATATTTCAAGTACAGTTATTGATATGGCAGCTGGACAAGAGTATGTAAAAGGAGCAGCTGTTTTATTTTTCTATACAGCTTGTTTAGAACGACCTATGTGGAAGTATAAAAGTCCACGAGTATATCGTATTGTGATGATGGATGTAGGACATTTGAGTCAAACTTTTTATTTAGTAGCTTCTTGGTTACAATTAGGGGCTTTTTTTACAGCACATGCAAATGATGAACTTGTGGAAGAGATATTAGAACTTAACAAAGAGTCTGAGATCGTCTGTGGAATTTCTGGGCTTGGAAATATTAGTCGAGAAGCTGTGAATAAAGGAAGAGACTTTCGATTTAAGGGAGAGATTTAG
- a CDS encoding transposase, translated as MVKKGDKFQTYSDELKIQVVKSYLNGEGSQTAIAKKYKLKSRTQLMNWFRRYQETGDISDLRGNNGGNNGLKNLLKGRPRTKFDSVEEELEYYKAQVAYLKKQYPNL; from the coding sequence ATGGTTAAAAAAGGGGATAAATTTCAAACTTATTCAGATGAATTAAAGATACAAGTTGTAAAAAGTTATTTAAATGGTGAGGGCAGCCAAACAGCTATAGCTAAGAAATATAAGCTGAAAAGTAGAACACAGTTAATGAATTGGTTCCGAAGATATCAAGAAACAGGCGATATTTCAGACTTGCGGGGAAACAACGGCGGCAATAACGGCTTAAAAAATCTCTTGAAAGGTCGTCCTCGTACGAAATTCGATAGTGTGGAAGAAGAATTGGAATACTACAAGGCGCAGGTGGCTTATTTAAAAAAGCAGTATCCAAATCTATAG
- a CDS encoding sensor histidine kinase, giving the protein MKWMNKLQINQKIFGAIFVSLLFLALVLGCIIWESLTKIMTEDLKKRGVNIAENIAALSSDYILTDDYYSIHLLITRAQEANKDVRYILVINNNNVLVGNTFSKHLPKGILNAHKPDDINTGNYAILTSDEGNIHDILVPIEEGDVGFVRVGMAEKQAKSYIFTKIIELVIATFLVCMGAAGIAYYVTRIITRPINSLVDTATGISAGNLSLRAKAESDDEVGKLARAFNEMADNLISSSTAVEKLLKELQEKDALRDTLILKLLSAHEEERKRISRELHDETSQALTFLMVTMRILANEVKDIEQQELLNVSRETAASILREIRDLAVELRPPILDDIGLIPALRKHARKFEEKFALTVILHVPDDDIAAIDSHTAVALYRIVQESLTNVVKHTVATEIVINMEIKDCSIELSIHDNGHGIRETDFEKARQQNRIGIYGMKERAELLDGSFFIKTHNIGGTEVRVSIPLKQREGCHDEKDNQHNAS; this is encoded by the coding sequence ATGAAATGGATGAATAAATTACAAATAAACCAAAAGATATTTGGAGCTATATTCGTTTCGCTACTCTTTCTCGCTCTAGTATTGGGATGCATCATTTGGGAATCACTCACAAAAATCATGACAGAGGACCTTAAGAAACGTGGTGTAAATATTGCTGAAAATATTGCGGCATTGTCTTCGGATTACATTCTGACTGATGACTACTATTCGATTCATCTTCTCATTACCCGGGCACAGGAAGCTAACAAAGACGTTCGTTATATACTGGTCATTAACAATAATAATGTTCTTGTCGGAAATACATTCTCCAAACACTTACCGAAAGGAATATTAAACGCACATAAGCCTGATGATATCAATACTGGAAATTACGCTATACTAACTTCAGATGAAGGAAATATCCATGACATACTGGTTCCAATCGAAGAGGGAGATGTAGGATTTGTTAGAGTTGGTATGGCAGAAAAACAGGCGAAAAGCTATATTTTTACTAAAATAATAGAATTGGTTATTGCTACATTTTTGGTCTGTATGGGGGCTGCAGGTATAGCTTATTATGTGACTCGTATCATTACTCGACCAATCAATAGTTTAGTTGATACAGCAACAGGCATATCAGCCGGTAATTTATCCTTAAGGGCTAAAGCAGAGAGTGACGATGAAGTTGGAAAATTAGCACGGGCTTTTAATGAAATGGCTGACAACCTAATTAGTTCCAGCACTGCAGTAGAAAAATTATTGAAGGAACTTCAAGAAAAGGATGCCCTTCGAGATACGTTGATTTTGAAACTATTATCCGCTCATGAGGAGGAGAGAAAAAGAATTTCTCGTGAACTTCATGATGAAACAAGCCAAGCCCTTACTTTTCTAATGGTTACAATGCGGATTTTGGCTAATGAAGTTAAAGATATCGAGCAACAGGAGCTACTTAATGTAAGCCGAGAAACTGCGGCAAGTATTTTGCGAGAAATTAGAGATTTAGCGGTAGAATTAAGACCACCCATTCTTGATGATATAGGTTTAATTCCGGCATTAAGGAAACATGCAAGAAAGTTTGAAGAAAAATTCGCTCTTACTGTAATTCTACACGTTCCCGATGATGACATTGCTGCCATAGATAGTCATACTGCTGTAGCACTATACCGAATTGTTCAAGAAAGTCTTACCAATGTAGTGAAACATACAGTAGCAACTGAGATTGTGATTAACATGGAAATCAAGGATTGTTCTATCGAGTTAAGCATCCATGATAACGGTCACGGTATACGTGAGACCGATTTTGAAAAAGCTCGCCAGCAAAATCGGATCGGAATATATGGAATGAAGGAAAGAGCCGAATTACTGGATGGTTCATTTTTTATCAAAACTCACAATATCGGTGGGACCGAAGTTAGGGTGTCTATCCCATTAAAACAGAGAGAAGGGTGTCATGATGAAAAAGACAATCAACATAATGCTAGTTGA
- a CDS encoding LamG-like jellyroll fold domain-containing protein, with protein sequence MLCKVKGLIGFLAVFFLVFTSFSWTSFAETKEEKTEKESSEKKIVFPVLSDVHIKNSGTDDTFRFQRALQQLNAVAPRQDAFVVVGDFTDSGSTQQYDRFFQTYKQYGNQNATAMYALGNHDYWNGLLAHDAQKRFLKKTGMESIYYHKVVKGYHFLVMSPENGVTHGYYSDTQINWLKQKLVKAKQADPNKPIFVFLHQQIKGTVYGSHEWGTNDSAKINEVLKEYPQAVTFSGHSHYPLDDPRSIHQKDFTSVGTSSVSYMEVESGKVQGNIPPGAETLSQGLLVEVDDQKVTIHRRDFHTNSWTGEPWVVELPAKKESFKYTEDRDKEKPAFLQDAKLKLSNITETSVTAAFPQAVDNLLVHSYRLQAKEKATGKVKNQLLAFSEFYRDPVPKELTFTLDGLEINTEYNIEVTALDSFGNESSAPLREEFETNTEVIDPNAKVPKADVFDVNFLDGTFKDYSSFGANGSVKGNVAIEYEKPLKKHVMKLSGQNNTYGYIPFSNEQKEKVKDSFTLEAVFSMNQIRNQAIMENTESGGIGFESTGSGYVELWAYIGGSYKRIGVQLEANKTYHLTGTYNGSELAVYVDGKKVNSQRVTGKVYHPNVPFAIGADPTSSGNGDVPLNGEVILARLYSKALTPSEVKAAYNEFNNRIKIEEIDNLYEEMNKVKETLAGTYEFGEKPGQYSQKAFATLQKAYNGAKETFERMMVIKEEIVTMYQSLQTAHQTFLHSKVAEEKPKTAKEKLQVKINRAKDFLTKIQVGTEVGQYKNEPVKALEQKIQVAEAAVRDQNMTDQRADSMQRTLEDATGLVENSINK encoded by the coding sequence ATGTTGTGTAAAGTGAAAGGTCTTATTGGTTTTTTAGCAGTTTTCTTTTTAGTATTTACATCTTTTTCTTGGACTAGTTTTGCGGAAACAAAAGAAGAAAAAACAGAGAAAGAATCGTCAGAGAAGAAGATTGTTTTTCCGGTGTTAAGTGATGTACACATTAAAAATAGTGGAACGGATGATACGTTTCGTTTTCAAAGAGCGCTGCAGCAATTAAACGCAGTAGCTCCAAGACAAGATGCTTTTGTAGTTGTTGGTGATTTTACAGACAGTGGCTCGACGCAGCAGTATGATCGTTTCTTCCAAACTTATAAGCAATATGGAAATCAAAATGCAACTGCTATGTATGCTTTAGGTAACCATGATTATTGGAACGGATTATTGGCACATGATGCACAGAAACGTTTTCTTAAAAAAACAGGAATGGAATCTATCTATTATCACAAAGTTGTAAAAGGCTATCATTTTCTTGTGATGAGCCCGGAAAATGGAGTGACACATGGATATTATTCAGATACACAAATTAATTGGTTGAAGCAGAAATTAGTAAAAGCGAAGCAAGCTGATCCAAATAAGCCAATCTTTGTCTTTTTACATCAGCAAATTAAAGGAACAGTGTACGGGAGTCATGAATGGGGGACAAATGATAGTGCCAAAATTAATGAAGTCTTGAAAGAGTATCCACAAGCTGTAACGTTTTCTGGTCATTCTCATTATCCACTTGATGATCCAAGGTCAATTCACCAAAAAGACTTTACGTCTGTTGGTACATCATCAGTTAGTTATATGGAAGTGGAAAGCGGAAAAGTACAAGGAAATATTCCGCCGGGAGCTGAAACATTAAGCCAAGGTTTATTGGTAGAAGTAGACGATCAAAAAGTGACGATTCATCGCCGTGATTTTCATACGAACTCTTGGACAGGTGAGCCGTGGGTAGTTGAACTTCCAGCAAAGAAAGAATCTTTTAAGTATACGGAAGATCGTGATAAGGAAAAGCCGGCATTTTTACAAGATGCAAAGCTGAAACTTTCCAATATAACAGAGACATCTGTGACAGCGGCATTTCCGCAAGCTGTAGATAATTTACTCGTTCACTCATACCGTTTGCAAGCAAAAGAGAAAGCAACAGGAAAGGTGAAAAACCAGCTTTTAGCCTTCTCCGAGTTCTACCGGGATCCGGTGCCTAAAGAGCTGACATTTACATTAGATGGACTAGAGATTAATACGGAATATAACATAGAAGTAACAGCATTAGATTCATTTGGAAATGAAAGTAGTGCTCCTTTGCGCGAAGAATTTGAAACGAATACAGAAGTAATTGATCCGAATGCGAAAGTACCGAAAGCAGATGTATTCGATGTGAACTTTTTAGATGGTACTTTTAAAGATTATTCATCGTTTGGTGCAAATGGAAGTGTAAAAGGAAATGTAGCAATTGAGTATGAGAAACCTTTAAAGAAACACGTAATGAAATTAAGTGGACAGAATAATACATATGGATATATTCCATTTTCAAATGAGCAAAAAGAAAAGGTAAAGGATTCCTTTACACTGGAAGCAGTGTTTTCTATGAATCAAATTCGCAATCAAGCAATTATGGAAAATACCGAAAGCGGTGGAATTGGATTTGAATCAACAGGTTCTGGTTATGTAGAATTATGGGCATATATTGGTGGCAGTTATAAACGTATTGGTGTACAGCTAGAGGCTAATAAAACATACCATCTAACAGGAACATATAATGGAAGTGAACTTGCAGTATATGTAGATGGAAAAAAAGTAAATAGTCAGCGAGTAACGGGGAAAGTGTATCATCCAAACGTACCATTTGCGATTGGAGCAGATCCAACAAGCTCTGGCAATGGTGATGTTCCATTAAATGGAGAAGTCATACTTGCAAGACTATATAGTAAGGCACTAACGCCTTCTGAAGTGAAGGCGGCTTATAATGAGTTTAATAATCGGATAAAAATAGAAGAGATCGATAACTTATATGAAGAAATGAATAAGGTAAAAGAAACATTGGCAGGTACTTACGAATTTGGAGAGAAGCCTGGTCAATATTCACAAAAAGCGTTTGCCACATTACAAAAAGCATATAACGGTGCAAAAGAAACGTTTGAAAGAATGATGGTAATAAAAGAAGAAATCGTTACAATGTATCAATCGTTACAAACGGCACATCAAACCTTTTTACATTCTAAAGTGGCAGAAGAAAAGCCAAAAACGGCGAAAGAAAAACTTCAAGTAAAGATTAATAGAGCAAAAGATTTCTTAACAAAGATACAAGTAGGAACAGAGGTAGGGCAATACAAGAATGAACCAGTGAAAGCATTAGAGCAAAAAATACAAGTAGCCGAAGCAGCTGTACGTGATCAAAATATGACGGACCAACGTGCAGATAGTATGCAACGCACATTAGAGGATGCCACTGGGCTTGTTGAGAATAGTATAAACAAATAG
- a CDS encoding macrolide family glycosyltransferase, with translation MSNVLVINFLGEGHVNPLLAVVSELVQRGDSVVSYCIEDYRKKIETTGAEFRCFENFFSQINFMERVHEEGSPITMLSHIVEATERIATQIIKETKGEKYDYMIYDNHFPVGRMIANILQLPSVASCPTFALNQYVTFNDAQESKQVDETDPLYQFCLTEMERWKKQYGMKFNSLYDIMNHPGDITIVYTSKEYQPYSDTFDPSYKFVGPSIATRKEVGDFPIEDLKNKKVIFISMGTVFNEQPGLYEKCFEAFKDIEAIVILVVGKKININQFENIPSNFKLYNYVPQLEVLKHTDIFVTHGGMNSSSEALYYDVPLVVIPVTGDQPLVAKRVTEMGAGIRLNRKELTSKLLREAVQKIINDVTFKGNSWKVGKSLRDAGGYKKATEEIIKFMSNHQTAK, from the coding sequence ATGTCAAATGTACTTGTAATAAACTTTCTTGGGGAAGGTCATGTTAATCCACTTTTAGCTGTTGTTAGTGAGTTAGTTCAACGCGGAGACAGCGTTGTTTCGTATTGCATTGAAGATTATAGAAAAAAAATCGAAACAACAGGTGCGGAATTTCGATGTTTTGAGAATTTTTTCTCACAAATTAATTTTATGGAACGAGTACATGAAGAGGGTAGTCCTATTACAATGTTATCTCATATAGTGGAAGCAACAGAACGTATTGCTACTCAAATTATAAAAGAAACAAAGGGAGAAAAGTATGATTATATGATATACGATAATCATTTCCCTGTAGGACGTATGATAGCTAATATTTTACAATTACCTAGCGTTGCTTCATGTCCAACTTTTGCTCTTAACCAATATGTTACTTTTAATGATGCGCAAGAATCAAAACAAGTAGATGAAACGGATCCATTATACCAATTTTGTCTAACAGAAATGGAAAGATGGAAAAAACAATATGGAATGAAATTCAACAGTCTGTATGACATTATGAATCACCCTGGTGATATTACAATTGTATATACTTCTAAAGAATATCAACCATATTCTGATACATTTGATCCATCATATAAATTTGTTGGTCCATCGATTGCTACTCGTAAAGAAGTAGGAGATTTTCCTATTGAAGATTTAAAAAATAAAAAAGTTATTTTTATTTCTATGGGAACAGTTTTTAATGAGCAACCAGGGTTATATGAGAAATGCTTTGAGGCTTTTAAAGATATAGAAGCGATTGTTATATTGGTTGTTGGTAAAAAAATAAATATAAACCAGTTTGAAAACATTCCATCTAACTTTAAATTATATAATTATGTTCCGCAATTGGAAGTATTGAAACACACGGATATATTTGTTACGCATGGCGGAATGAATAGCTCGAGTGAAGCGTTATATTATGATGTACCATTAGTTGTGATTCCAGTGACAGGAGATCAACCTTTAGTTGCGAAACGAGTAACAGAAATGGGAGCCGGAATAAGGCTTAATCGTAAAGAATTAACTTCTAAATTGTTACGTGAAGCTGTACAAAAAATAATAAATGATGTGACATTTAAGGGAAATAGTTGGAAAGTTGGAAAATCGCTTCGGGATGCTGGGGGATATAAAAAAGCTACTGAAGAAATTATAAAATTTATGTCTAATCATCAAACGGCAAAATAA
- a CDS encoding IS3 family transposase: MGILQGAGGLFKKAVSKSIGGVLAQTAKYEIIEELRSRYKVTWLVVIAQLNRSSYYKWRSTCTQRQLRLSKDHTLREQIQAIHIKHKEYGYPRMKIALLEAGFLVNHKKVCRLMRELQIQSIIRKKRRFFNGKSSKVFPNVVEQQFRNRKPNEVLVTDITYLPFKDKFLYFSVVQDIYNNEIVAWKLSHRNDLQLVLKTLDLAAQKRDVYGTIIHSD, translated from the coding sequence ATTGGAATACTACAAGGCGCAGGTGGCTTATTTAAAAAAGCAGTATCCAAATCTATAGGAGGTGTTCTTGCTCAAACGGCTAAGTACGAGATTATTGAAGAACTACGTTCTCGATACAAAGTAACCTGGCTGGTCGTCATTGCGCAGTTAAATCGATCTAGCTACTATAAGTGGCGCTCAACATGTACGCAAAGACAATTACGCCTTTCAAAGGATCATACATTGCGTGAACAGATTCAAGCCATTCACATAAAACACAAGGAATACGGTTATCCTCGCATGAAAATTGCCTTACTAGAGGCTGGATTTTTAGTGAACCACAAAAAAGTATGTAGACTTATGCGAGAACTTCAAATTCAATCAATCATCCGTAAAAAGCGACGCTTTTTTAACGGGAAATCCTCAAAGGTTTTTCCGAATGTAGTAGAACAACAATTCCGAAACCGCAAACCAAATGAGGTACTTGTCACAGATATCACTTATTTGCCATTCAAAGATAAATTTCTCTATTTCTCGGTCGTTCAAGACATTTATAACAATGAAATCGTTGCTTGGAAACTCTCACATCGTAATGATTTACAACTTGTTCTAAAAACGTTAGATTTAGCAGCACAAAAAAGAGATGTGTATGGAACCATCATCCACTCAGATTAA